From the Jilunia laotingensis genome, the window GGAGCCTTACATTAACGGTCCGTTCACTCCGGATGCCGCTACACCGATATCCGAGTTTGCAGAAAAGGTGTTGCTGAATGGGTATCCCCGTAAGATGGAAGTGGGGTTGATCGGCTCGTGTACCAACTCTTCTTATCAGGATCTTAGCCGTGCCGCCTCCATTGCCCGTGAAGCTTTGGAGAAAGATATTGCCGTTGCTGCCCCCCTCATTGTGAATCCGGGTAGCGAACAGATACGCGCCACTGCCGAACGGGACGGTATGATTACACTTTTCCAGCAAAACGGTGCAACGATTATGGCAAATGCCTGCGGCCCCTGTATCGGACAGTGGAAACGCCATACGGACGATCCGAACCGCAAGAACTCCATTGTTACTTCTTTCAACCGTAATTTTGCCAAACGTGCCGATGGCAATCCGAATACTTATGCTTTTGTGGCTTCGCCCGAGATCGTGATGGCACTTACCATTGCCGGAGATCTTTGTTTCAATCCGCTGAAAGACCGTCTGATGACGCACGATGGCGAGAAGGTGAAACTCAGTGAACCGGTAGGCGATGAATTACCGGTATATGGGTTTGTTTCCGGAGCCGAAGGGTATATTCCACCGGCAGGAGCGAATGTGGAGATTAACGTCGATCCTCAATCGAAACGTTTGCAATTGCTTACCCCTTTCCCGGCCTGGAACGGTGAGGACTTGTTGAACATGCCCTTGCTGATCAAGACGCAAGGGAAATGCACTACCGACCATATTTCAATGGCTGGCCCGTGGCTGCGCTTCAGAGGACATCTGGAGAATATATCCGACAATATGCTGATGGGAGCAGTCAATGCTTTTAACGGGGAGACGAACAGTGTATGGAATCGTCTGACGAATATGTATGGCCCTGTCTCCGGTACAGCGAAGATGTACAAGTCCGAAGGTATCTCTTCCATTGTCGTAGCCGAAGAAAATTATGGCGAAGGTTCCAGCCGTGAACATGCCGCCATGGAACCGCGCTTCCTCAACGTGAAGGTGATACTTGCCAAGAGTTTTGCCCGTATTCATGAGACTAATCTTAAAAAGCAAGGAATGCTTGCCGTGACATTCAAAGATAAGGCCGATTATGACCGGATACAAGAACACGACCTGCTGTCTGTTATCGGACTGCGCGAATTCGCTCCTGGACGTGATCTGGAAGTGGTAGTCCATCACGAAGATGGAACTAAAGAGAGTTTCGCAGTGCAACATACTTATAATGAGCAACAAATCGGATGGTTCCGTGCAGGCTCTGCGTTGAATGCAAGATAGTGTAAGACTAATAACGACAAGAAGAATATGAGCAAAATAACAAAGAAAGCAGACGGTACGCTCGTAGTACCTGATATGCCGACAGTTCCTTATATTACGGGGGACGGTGTAGGCGAGGAAATAACTCCCGCCATGCAAAGCATTGTGAATGCTGCCGTAGAAGCGGCTTATGGAGGAAAACGTAAAATAGAGTGGATGGAAGTCCTTGCCGGTGAACGTGCCTTTAACACGGTGGGTTCGTGGTTGCCGGAGGAAACAATGGAGAAATTCAAGGAATATCTGGTAGGAATTAAAGGGCCGTTGACGACACCCGTCGGAGGAGGAATCCGTTCTTTGAATGTGGCATTGCGCCAGACACTCGATCTTTATGTTTGTCTTCGCCCCGTGCGTTGGTATGAAGGAATTTATTCCCCTCTCATTGCACCCGAAAAGGTGAATATGACGATTTTCCGTGAGAATACGGAGGATATTTATGCCGGAATCGAATGGGAAGCGGGAACTCCCGAAGCGGAGAAGTTCTATCGTTTCCTGCGGGATGAAATGGGAGTGAAGAAAGTGCGTTTCCCGGAGACATCTTCATTCGGAGTGAAACCGGTTTCGCGAGAAGGTACCGAGCGTCTGGTGCGTGCGGCTTGCCAATACGCATTGGATCAACATCTTCCTTCCGTCACACTGGTGCATAAGGGGAATATCATGAAATTCACCGAAGGCGGCTTTAAGAAATGGGGGTACGAACTGGCACAACGGGAATTCGGAGATGCGCTGGCAGATGGACGTCTGGTGATTAAAGACTGCATTGCGGATGCTTTTTTACAAAATACGTTGCTGATGCCCGAAGAGTATTCGGTAGTAGCGACTTTGAATCTGAACGGAGACTACATATCCGACCAGTTGGCAGCGATGGTAGGCGGAATCGGTATTGCTCCGGGAGCCAATATCAATTACGTCAGCGGTCACGCCATCTTTGAGGCTACTCACGGAACGGCTCCTAACATTGCGGGGCGGGACATTGTGAATCCCTGTTCCCTAGTTCTCTCT encodes:
- a CDS encoding aconitate hydratase, with translation MVYDLDMIKSFYSAYKGKMEHVRSVLKRPLTLAEKILYTHLYDEANLKDYKRGEDYVNFRPDRVAMQDATAQMALLQFMNAGKEQAAVPSTVHCDHLIQAYKGAGEDIATAKKTNEEVYDFLRDVSSRFGIGFWKPGAGIIHQVVLENYAFPGGMMVGTDSHTPNAGGLGMVAIGVGGADAVDVMTGMEWELKMPKLIGVHLTGQLNGWTAPKDVILKLAGLLTVKGGTNAIIEYFGPGTASISATGKATICNMGAEVGATTSLFPYDDRMATYLRATGREEVVKLADAVEADLRQDEEILEAPENYYDRVIEIDLSELEPYINGPFTPDAATPISEFAEKVLLNGYPRKMEVGLIGSCTNSSYQDLSRAASIAREALEKDIAVAAPLIVNPGSEQIRATAERDGMITLFQQNGATIMANACGPCIGQWKRHTDDPNRKNSIVTSFNRNFAKRADGNPNTYAFVASPEIVMALTIAGDLCFNPLKDRLMTHDGEKVKLSEPVGDELPVYGFVSGAEGYIPPAGANVEINVDPQSKRLQLLTPFPAWNGEDLLNMPLLIKTQGKCTTDHISMAGPWLRFRGHLENISDNMLMGAVNAFNGETNSVWNRLTNMYGPVSGTAKMYKSEGISSIVVAEENYGEGSSREHAAMEPRFLNVKVILAKSFARIHETNLKKQGMLAVTFKDKADYDRIQEHDLLSVIGLREFAPGRDLEVVVHHEDGTKESFAVQHTYNEQQIGWFRAGSALNAR
- the icd gene encoding NADP-dependent isocitrate dehydrogenase, coding for MSKITKKADGTLVVPDMPTVPYITGDGVGEEITPAMQSIVNAAVEAAYGGKRKIEWMEVLAGERAFNTVGSWLPEETMEKFKEYLVGIKGPLTTPVGGGIRSLNVALRQTLDLYVCLRPVRWYEGIYSPLIAPEKVNMTIFRENTEDIYAGIEWEAGTPEAEKFYRFLRDEMGVKKVRFPETSSFGVKPVSREGTERLVRAACQYALDQHLPSVTLVHKGNIMKFTEGGFKKWGYELAQREFGDALADGRLVIKDCIADAFLQNTLLMPEEYSVVATLNLNGDYISDQLAAMVGGIGIAPGANINYVSGHAIFEATHGTAPNIAGRDIVNPCSLVLSAVMMLQYFGWQEAADRIERALELSFGKRRATADLARFMPDGVSLSTSAFTREIIERINNH